One genomic region from Candidatus Saccharimonadia bacterium encodes:
- the purD gene encoding phosphoribosylamine--glycine ligase, producing the protein MNPQNILIIGSGGREHALAWKIAQSPRLGRLYVAPGNPGTAAIATNVDLKATDKDGLVAFARAHDIGLTIVGPDDILALGLVDAFAAAGLRAFGPTQAAARIESSKAFSKQLMTTSHIPTAAFAIFNDLAAAKAHLAQQTFPLVIKASGLALGKGVYITQNLAEAEQALGEIMGDKIFGEAGSSVVIESFLTGQEVSIHAFSDGHSAALFPPAQDHKTIFDGDKGPNTGGMGAFAPVPWVEPALMERVKATVVEPALAGLAAAGSPFVGLLYPGLMVDGDDIQVLEYNARFGDPETQVYLRLLETDLMDVLDACVDGRLAELEIEWSPQTAVVVVLASPGYPGKPTTGQAITGLEAAAALPGVEIFHAGTKAADGQLLTAGGRVLGVSAVGADVADARARAYAAVKLIHFDGLQYRTDIGAKALPR; encoded by the coding sequence ATGAATCCGCAAAACATTCTCATCATCGGCAGCGGCGGCCGCGAACACGCCCTCGCCTGGAAGATTGCCCAGTCGCCCCGGCTCGGTAGGCTCTACGTCGCCCCCGGCAACCCCGGCACCGCCGCTATTGCCACCAATGTTGATCTCAAAGCGACCGACAAAGACGGCCTTGTGGCCTTCGCCCGCGCTCACGACATCGGCCTCACCATCGTCGGCCCCGACGACATCCTGGCGCTCGGCCTGGTCGACGCCTTTGCCGCCGCTGGTTTACGCGCCTTTGGCCCCACGCAGGCCGCCGCCCGCATCGAGTCTTCCAAAGCCTTCAGTAAACAATTAATGACCACCAGCCACATTCCCACCGCCGCTTTTGCCATCTTCAACGACCTGGCCGCCGCCAAGGCCCATCTGGCTCAGCAAACCTTTCCGCTCGTGATCAAGGCCAGCGGTCTTGCCCTGGGCAAAGGCGTGTACATCACCCAGAATCTGGCCGAGGCCGAGCAGGCGTTGGGCGAAATTATGGGCGACAAAATCTTTGGCGAGGCCGGTTCGAGCGTCGTGATCGAAAGCTTTTTAACCGGCCAAGAGGTGTCGATTCATGCCTTTAGCGACGGCCACAGCGCCGCGCTATTTCCGCCGGCCCAAGATCACAAAACTATTTTCGACGGCGATAAAGGCCCCAATACCGGCGGCATGGGCGCGTTTGCACCGGTGCCATGGGTGGAGCCGGCGCTCATGGAGCGCGTCAAAGCCACCGTCGTTGAGCCGGCTCTGGCCGGCCTGGCCGCCGCCGGTTCACCCTTCGTGGGGCTGCTCTATCCCGGCCTCATGGTCGATGGCGACGACATCCAAGTGCTCGAGTACAATGCCCGTTTCGGCGATCCCGAGACCCAAGTGTACCTGCGCCTGCTCGAAACCGACCTCATGGACGTTCTCGATGCCTGTGTCGACGGCCGCCTGGCCGAGCTGGAGATCGAGTGGAGCCCGCAGACGGCCGTAGTGGTGGTGCTGGCCTCGCCCGGTTATCCCGGCAAGCCCACCACCGGCCAGGCCATCACCGGCCTCGAGGCCGCCGCGGCCCTTCCCGGCGTCGAGATTTTTCACGCCGGCACCAAGGCCGCAGACGGCCAGCTGCTCACGGCCGGCGGCCGCGTGCTCGGCGTGAGTGCCGTTGGCGCCGATGTAGCCGACGCCCGCGCCAGAGCCTACGCCGCCGTCAAACTCATCCACTTCGACGGCCTGCAATACCGCACCGACATCGGCGCCAAGGCGCTGCCGCGGTGA
- a CDS encoding response regulator — protein MADTTTPNNAADQKTILIAEDDPFISRMYQIKLEGAGYRVVVKNNGRDAFEAVKTEHPNLAVLDINMPELSGLEVLSALQNDNFDFAAMPVIVLTNSSEITDRNTAHAYGAEYLVKAELTPREVLDIIGAKLGTAPAKAAD, from the coding sequence ATGGCCGACACCACCACCCCAAATAATGCCGCCGATCAAAAAACTATCCTCATCGCCGAGGACGATCCGTTTATTTCGCGCATGTACCAGATCAAACTCGAGGGCGCCGGCTACCGCGTAGTCGTCAAAAACAACGGCCGCGACGCCTTCGAGGCCGTCAAAACCGAGCATCCCAACCTGGCTGTGCTCGACATTAACATGCCAGAGCTCTCGGGCCTCGAAGTGCTCTCGGCGCTCCAAAATGACAACTTCGATTTTGCCGCCATGCCCGTGATTGTGCTTACCAACTCGTCCGAGATCACCGACCGCAACACGGCCCACGCCTACGGCGCCGAATATCTGGTGAAGGCCGAGCTCACGCCGCGCGAAGTGCTCGACATCATTGGCGCCAAGCTCGGCACCGCTCCGGCCAAAGCCGCCGACTAG
- a CDS encoding GNAT family N-acyltransferase — protein sequence MPGHLGQQTEVIYFEHDGMRFTELTSPQQLHAAYELRYRICVEKLHWVEGDPATRTESDEFDAHSYHFGCYSGQELVGYLRLTKETAPPGTMTRTYFPELWHRDPHYPKARTADITRLLLDRPRLPNPKSMLPALRGLYRLAYGRSQLCRPTIQYWYFITTPKLLGGLRWRLGLPVKKIGQGITSDGKMTYVAGLSLRRGGLQLLLLAPWRLNYFRSVARHTHPLPGPSRH from the coding sequence ATGCCCGGTCATCTCGGCCAGCAGACCGAGGTCATCTATTTTGAGCATGACGGGATGCGGTTCACCGAGCTCACGTCGCCGCAGCAATTGCATGCGGCCTACGAGCTTCGCTACAGAATCTGCGTCGAGAAGCTGCATTGGGTGGAAGGGGACCCGGCTACCCGCACCGAATCGGACGAATTCGATGCTCATTCGTATCATTTCGGCTGCTATTCGGGCCAGGAGCTCGTAGGATACCTGCGCCTTACCAAGGAAACCGCCCCACCCGGCACGATGACGCGCACTTATTTTCCCGAGTTGTGGCATCGTGATCCTCACTATCCCAAAGCCCGTACCGCCGACATCACGCGATTACTTCTCGACCGACCGCGTTTGCCAAACCCCAAGTCGATGCTTCCGGCGCTCCGGGGCCTGTATCGCCTGGCGTACGGTAGATCACAGTTGTGCCGCCCCACCATCCAATATTGGTACTTCATCACCACGCCCAAGCTGCTCGGCGGACTGCGCTGGCGCCTCGGTTTGCCGGTAAAAAAAATCGGCCAAGGTATAACCTCCGACGGAAAAATGACCTACGTCGCGGGCCTAAGCCTCCGGCGGGGCGGGCTGCAGCTACTGCTACTAGCCCCGTGGCGGCTCAACTACTTTCGCTCGGTAGCCCGGCATACCCACCCTCTGCCTGGGCCGAGCCGGCACTGA
- a CDS encoding ATP-binding protein, which yields MIDLPSLLLFVASIINILIGLSIFFRNPRSKLFIYYLGLAVALAIWTSTNGLFRILPAESLLPIALMSYFGAILVGMFFALFNAEFTGIRLLPNWAVLAAGCLVAVGSLIPGVYATGVTASRSIVTTDGILVFAAVLAVLLLGGLTELLRYIWRARGLARRQAQIMALGMGIAMAMGLTFNLVLPLFHIYGYVYLGPEFTMVYLGALGYAIIRTRLFDLRLVFARSATYFLLLLSLGAVYSTLVFGASKIVFVDSASSANASWLYTLFALLTSFSFQPLRRFFERATNNVFYRYHYDSQEVINDFSKILVSELDLDRILKRSLTELCESLHIQFGQLIIYNDERVYRVEHYGQLPRRLMVAPELARLDKPMLVADELSGGERKQLMENHGIRLSMTLRTREQFVGHLLLGDKLSGDIYSTQDIDLLEIVGKELAVAILNAKAYAQIQEFNLTLQARVEHATNRLRVANRHLKELDRAKDEFISMASHQLRTPLTTIKGYLSMMQEGDAGKLTKAQQEFVGYAFSSSERMVNLISDLLNVSRLSAGRFLIQTKPTDMVQMIRDEVRQLNNHATTKGIKLIFEPPPEPLPPAEIDDNKTRQVVMNFIDNAIYYTSQGEVRVMLEQSGDRVRLEVRDTGIGVPEAAKKKLFSKFFRADNAQIVRPDGTGLGLYLAKRVVEDQGGTIIFNSVEGRGSTFGFELPFKPVTPIREVAHHGRHHHPK from the coding sequence ATGATCGATCTGCCGAGCCTCCTGTTGTTTGTCGCCTCAATCATCAATATCCTGATTGGGCTGAGTATTTTTTTCCGCAATCCCCGGAGCAAATTATTTATTTACTACCTGGGTCTGGCCGTGGCGCTGGCTATCTGGACATCTACCAACGGTCTGTTTCGGATACTGCCGGCCGAGTCGCTCCTCCCCATCGCGCTCATGAGCTATTTTGGCGCCATCCTGGTCGGCATGTTTTTTGCGCTCTTCAATGCCGAATTCACCGGCATTCGGCTGCTGCCAAACTGGGCAGTGCTAGCCGCCGGATGCCTCGTGGCGGTGGGCTCTCTCATACCCGGCGTGTACGCCACGGGCGTAACCGCCAGCCGGTCAATCGTGACCACCGACGGTATCCTCGTGTTTGCCGCCGTCCTGGCCGTATTGCTCCTGGGTGGGTTGACCGAACTCCTCCGCTATATCTGGCGCGCCCGCGGGCTGGCCCGCCGCCAGGCGCAAATCATGGCCCTGGGCATGGGTATCGCCATGGCGATGGGGCTCACCTTCAATTTGGTGCTCCCCCTTTTCCACATCTACGGCTACGTCTACCTGGGGCCCGAATTTACCATGGTGTATCTGGGAGCGCTCGGTTACGCCATTATTCGCACCCGCCTGTTTGATCTGCGGCTGGTGTTTGCTCGGTCGGCTACGTACTTTTTATTGCTCCTAAGTCTCGGTGCAGTGTACAGCACGCTCGTTTTCGGCGCGTCAAAAATTGTATTTGTAGATTCCGCTTCCAGCGCCAACGCGAGCTGGCTCTACACGCTGTTTGCCCTTTTGACATCCTTTAGCTTTCAGCCGCTCCGCCGCTTTTTCGAAAGAGCCACCAATAATGTGTTTTATCGATACCATTACGACTCCCAAGAGGTCATCAACGACTTCTCCAAGATCCTAGTGTCGGAGCTCGATCTCGACCGCATCCTCAAGCGTTCGCTCACCGAGCTGTGCGAGAGCCTGCACATTCAATTTGGCCAGCTCATTATCTACAACGACGAGCGCGTCTACCGCGTGGAACACTACGGCCAGCTGCCCCGGCGCCTCATGGTGGCGCCGGAGCTGGCGCGGCTAGACAAACCCATGCTGGTGGCCGACGAGCTGTCCGGCGGCGAGCGCAAGCAGCTCATGGAAAATCACGGCATTCGCCTGTCGATGACGCTGCGCACCCGCGAGCAATTTGTGGGCCACCTGCTGCTGGGCGACAAGCTGTCCGGCGACATCTATTCCACGCAAGACATCGACCTGCTCGAAATCGTGGGCAAAGAGCTGGCCGTAGCCATTCTCAACGCCAAGGCCTACGCCCAAATCCAAGAATTCAACCTCACGCTCCAGGCCCGTGTGGAGCACGCCACCAACCGGCTGCGTGTAGCCAACCGCCACCTCAAGGAGCTCGACCGCGCCAAAGACGAATTCATTTCCATGGCCTCGCACCAGCTGCGCACCCCGCTCACCACCATCAAGGGCTACCTCTCGATGATGCAAGAAGGCGACGCCGGCAAACTCACCAAGGCCCAGCAAGAATTCGTCGGCTACGCGTTTAGCTCGTCGGAGCGCATGGTCAATCTGATCTCCGACCTCCTCAACGTGTCGCGGCTGTCGGCCGGGCGGTTCCTCATTCAAACCAAGCCTACGGACATGGTGCAAATGATCCGCGATGAGGTGCGGCAATTGAACAATCACGCCACCACCAAAGGCATCAAGCTTATCTTCGAACCTCCGCCCGAGCCACTGCCCCCGGCCGAGATCGACGACAACAAAACCCGCCAGGTGGTCATGAATTTCATCGATAACGCCATCTATTACACCAGCCAGGGCGAGGTCCGCGTGATGCTCGAGCAATCCGGCGACCGGGTGCGGCTGGAGGTGCGCGACACCGGCATCGGCGTGCCCGAGGCTGCCAAGAAAAAACTGTTCAGCAAATTCTTCCGCGCCGACAACGCCCAAATCGTTCGTCCCGACGGCACTGGCCTGGGTTTGTATTTGGCAAAACGCGTAGTCGAAGATCAGGGTGGTACAATAATATTCAATAGCGTCGAGGGCAGAGGCTCGACCTTCGGATTCGAGCTCCCCTTTAAACCCGTAACACCCATTCGAGAGGTTGCCCACCATGGCCGACACCACCACCCCAAATAA
- a CDS encoding L-histidine N(alpha)-methyltransferase, with product MALNTVLNWIKAAQSDKLDLELVTANGRAYIANSARNISALNKLAAERKKYRNARTTRTVSPSPQFYEVFRPDEIQDIISGLDVRREIPRAYNYFGDGAHYWDEYSSHLSENDSPNIVNRTQLLLRTNFEYLETLLAGYRRVNVVDIGLGNALPVRELLQHLLDRGTLGRYIGLDISPEMLEIAGANIRNWFGGRVPFEGHKLDITHERFGRLLADEYLRPEPDSTVNLVLFLGGTLGNLRSPDDALAVIANSMGKRDILMLTCKLDSTHTRHHFDFSTSPSNATLAPIHRFVFDLLNIDDSFYSVEVGFNAEKHARYTRVHLKLSLRVEFRLDGGVRTVRFEKGDSILVWYFWQQTLVEASGQLLRNNFYPLHLSQTPDKEYLLAITQLEAPNLL from the coding sequence GTGGCACTCAATACCGTGCTCAACTGGATTAAGGCTGCTCAGAGCGATAAGTTGGACCTGGAGTTGGTAACCGCCAATGGCCGCGCCTACATCGCAAACTCGGCGCGCAATATCAGCGCCCTCAATAAACTGGCGGCTGAGCGCAAAAAATATCGGAATGCCCGTACTACCCGCACCGTGAGCCCCAGTCCGCAATTTTACGAAGTGTTCCGTCCAGACGAAATTCAGGACATTATTTCGGGCCTCGATGTGCGCCGAGAGATTCCCCGCGCCTACAATTATTTTGGCGACGGGGCACACTACTGGGACGAGTACTCGAGCCACTTATCGGAGAACGATTCGCCCAACATTGTAAACCGCACCCAGCTGCTGCTGAGGACAAATTTTGAGTATCTCGAAACGCTGCTGGCTGGCTACCGGCGCGTCAATGTGGTGGATATTGGCCTAGGGAATGCTCTTCCCGTCCGCGAGCTTTTGCAGCATCTGCTCGACCGCGGCACGCTGGGGCGCTACATTGGCCTCGATATTAGCCCGGAGATGCTGGAGATTGCCGGGGCGAATATCCGCAACTGGTTTGGCGGCCGGGTGCCCTTCGAGGGACACAAGCTCGATATTACCCACGAACGCTTTGGCCGGTTGCTGGCCGATGAGTACCTCCGCCCTGAGCCAGATTCAACGGTCAACCTGGTGCTGTTTCTGGGCGGAACGTTAGGCAATCTGCGATCGCCCGATGACGCGCTGGCCGTGATTGCCAACAGCATGGGCAAGCGCGATATTCTGATGCTCACCTGCAAGCTCGATTCCACCCACACCCGGCATCATTTCGACTTTAGTACTTCGCCGAGCAACGCCACCCTGGCGCCGATTCACCGGTTTGTGTTTGACCTGCTCAATATCGACGACTCGTTCTACAGCGTGGAGGTGGGCTTTAACGCCGAAAAACATGCGCGCTATACGCGCGTACACCTCAAGCTCTCGCTGCGGGTGGAGTTTAGGCTCGATGGCGGCGTGCGGACGGTGCGGTTCGAGAAGGGTGACTCGATTTTGGTATGGTACTTTTGGCAGCAGACGCTGGTGGAAGCGTCGGGGCAATTGTTGCGCAATAATTTCTACCCACTGCACTTGAGTCAAACTCCCGACAAGGAATATTTGCTGGCTATTACGCAACTCGAAGCCCCGAATTTGCTCTAG
- a CDS encoding NUDIX hydrolase — protein MKPLAGCVVTNPAGDLLLIHRTTPELTQWELPGGKIEPGESAAAAAVREAREELGVETAIVRELGAATFDHAARSWHYTWFLARITAGEPRPVEAKFDAVGYIPWADLAARTDISINIRNLIAQFPDPPHKVT, from the coding sequence GTGAAACCCCTCGCCGGCTGCGTCGTCACCAACCCTGCCGGCGATCTGCTGCTGATCCACCGCACCACCCCCGAGCTCACCCAATGGGAGCTGCCCGGCGGCAAAATCGAGCCCGGGGAGTCGGCTGCCGCCGCGGCCGTGCGCGAAGCCCGCGAGGAACTCGGCGTTGAAACGGCCATCGTGCGCGAACTCGGCGCCGCCACCTTTGACCACGCCGCTCGCAGCTGGCACTACACGTGGTTCCTCGCCCGCATCACGGCCGGCGAGCCCCGCCCGGTCGAAGCCAAATTCGACGCCGTCGGCTATATTCCTTGGGCAGACCTCGCCGCCCGCACCGATATTTCCATTAACATCCGCAATCTCATCGCCCAATTCCCCGATCCACCCCACAAAGTTACCTGA
- a CDS encoding polysaccharide deacetylase family protein: protein MILRWLRFAGVAGALLASAVVVVATWPHASVSLASSTSYPADLRMAYGRVVQSVHQFEGLQRDLHSQVVSEDELSRQLSVIQLDAESGHFAMAATDIRGLQQSLANWNFELSGKGSGTATAGGAMPAAGVGLPILLYHYPPANFEQQLEHLEQYGYTVIDLDQALAGLRGEALPPKPVVITFDDGFAAQTAAVDTLKRHHMKATFYIITGGAQSKWCIGAGRRYGDALQPRGGCGDAYLTWDQIRELDRGGLITIGGHTVNHRNLAALPAAEQQLEIADGKQQLEAQLGHAVKHFAYPYGTYNDTSIQIARAAGYLTAVTTQAGLMQPPGSNFTLRRERDALVLP, encoded by the coding sequence ATGATATTGCGTTGGTTACGGTTTGCAGGGGTGGCAGGAGCATTGCTCGCCAGCGCGGTGGTAGTGGTGGCCACCTGGCCGCACGCCTCGGTGAGCCTGGCTAGCAGCACCAGCTACCCGGCCGATCTGCGCATGGCTTATGGCCGGGTGGTACAGTCGGTACACCAATTCGAGGGGCTGCAGCGCGACCTTCATTCCCAGGTGGTATCCGAAGACGAGCTTAGCCGTCAGCTGTCGGTGATCCAGCTCGACGCCGAGAGCGGGCACTTCGCGATGGCCGCGACGGATATTCGCGGCCTGCAGCAATCGCTGGCCAACTGGAATTTTGAGCTCAGCGGCAAGGGCAGTGGGACGGCGACGGCCGGCGGAGCGATGCCGGCGGCCGGTGTGGGGTTGCCGATTTTGTTGTATCACTATCCCCCGGCCAATTTTGAGCAGCAGCTGGAGCACCTGGAACAGTACGGCTACACCGTGATCGACCTGGACCAGGCGTTGGCCGGGCTACGCGGCGAAGCCCTGCCGCCCAAGCCGGTGGTGATTACCTTCGACGACGGCTTTGCGGCCCAAACCGCGGCGGTTGATACCCTGAAACGCCACCACATGAAGGCAACGTTCTACATCATCACCGGCGGAGCGCAGAGCAAGTGGTGCATTGGTGCCGGCCGGCGCTACGGCGACGCGCTCCAGCCGCGGGGTGGCTGTGGCGACGCGTATTTGACGTGGGATCAGATTCGCGAGCTCGACCGGGGCGGCCTCATCACCATCGGCGGCCACACCGTCAACCACCGCAACCTGGCAGCGTTACCGGCGGCCGAGCAGCAGCTCGAGATCGCGGATGGCAAGCAGCAGCTCGAGGCCCAGCTCGGCCACGCGGTGAAGCATTTCGCCTATCCCTACGGCACCTATAACGACACGAGCATCCAGATAGCGCGGGCGGCCGGGTACCTCACGGCGGTCACGACCCAAGCCGGCTTAATGCAGCCGCCGGGCTCCAATTTTACGCTGCGCCGCGAGCGTGACGCGCTCGTGCTGCCTTAG
- a CDS encoding lysophospholipid acyltransferase family protein, giving the protein MHAFQTVTVVKRKSWLEHAHAQRVIYLNQRVILFLFHMFSFVWRRSFVSELQELDVVHGSRYVLACNHQSRVDPFFICTQLPYRIWRHLGTLNYFAANVYIDIPFYGGAMLRLGSFPAKAHVKHPYGLDYARNLLRRGKSVLIFPEGRRTRRGETPTRHGVEALAHEPNVMIIPVHIEWTRGRPWRTFQLGVGKPFDGSAMTAQEIMDRIYQQPVA; this is encoded by the coding sequence ATGCATGCGTTTCAGACAGTTACGGTTGTAAAGCGGAAGAGCTGGCTCGAACATGCCCACGCGCAAAGAGTTATCTACCTCAATCAGCGCGTGATTTTGTTTTTGTTTCATATGTTCTCGTTTGTGTGGCGGCGATCATTCGTCAGCGAACTCCAAGAGCTGGATGTGGTGCATGGTTCGCGCTACGTGCTGGCGTGCAATCATCAGAGCCGGGTGGATCCGTTTTTTATTTGTACGCAATTACCCTATCGCATTTGGCGCCACCTGGGTACCTTGAACTATTTCGCGGCCAACGTCTATATTGATATTCCTTTCTACGGCGGGGCCATGCTGCGGCTGGGATCGTTTCCGGCCAAGGCGCATGTCAAGCATCCCTATGGGCTGGACTACGCGCGGAATCTGCTGCGGCGCGGGAAATCGGTGCTGATTTTTCCCGAAGGCCGACGGACGCGGCGCGGGGAGACTCCTACGCGCCACGGCGTGGAAGCCCTGGCACACGAGCCTAACGTGATGATCATTCCGGTGCACATCGAATGGACGCGCGGCCGCCCGTGGCGAACGTTCCAGCTCGGCGTCGGCAAGCCGTTTGACGGCAGCGCGATGACGGCGCAGGAAATTATGGATCGCATCTACCAGCAGCCCGTGGCATAG
- a CDS encoding phosphoribosyltransferase family protein yields the protein MTADELKQMLIDSNAWLENDHFVLTNGRHTDSYINKDALYPHTEYSSRLGEAMAEAMRDWNVEVVASPALGGIVLTQWTGYHLSTLLGREALAVYAEKVEGPEKKFAFTRGYDKLVAGKRVVVVEDNFTTGGSVRKVVELVRETGGEVVGVVAMLNRGGVSVADVGNPPNFVSLIETNVVSWPAEECELCARGVPVNTKIGKGKKFLEAQQAAA from the coding sequence ATGACGGCAGATGAACTAAAGCAGATGCTTATCGATAGCAATGCCTGGCTTGAAAACGATCATTTTGTTCTCACCAACGGGCGGCACACCGATAGCTACATCAACAAAGATGCGCTGTACCCGCATACTGAATATTCGTCGCGTTTGGGCGAGGCGATGGCCGAAGCCATGCGCGACTGGAACGTGGAGGTGGTGGCGAGTCCGGCGCTCGGCGGCATCGTGCTGACACAATGGACCGGGTATCATTTGAGCACATTACTCGGGCGTGAGGCACTGGCGGTGTACGCGGAAAAAGTGGAAGGACCAGAGAAGAAGTTTGCTTTTACGCGCGGCTACGACAAGCTCGTTGCGGGCAAGCGCGTGGTGGTGGTGGAAGATAACTTCACCACTGGCGGATCGGTGCGCAAGGTCGTGGAACTAGTGCGAGAAACGGGCGGTGAGGTTGTGGGAGTGGTGGCCATGCTCAATCGCGGGGGCGTGAGCGTCGCGGACGTCGGCAACCCGCCCAATTTTGTGTCGCTAATCGAGACTAACGTGGTTTCGTGGCCGGCCGAGGAATGCGAGCTGTGCGCCAGGGGCGTGCCGGTGAATACGAAGATCGGCAAGGGCAAGAAGTTTTTGGAAGCTCAGCAGGCGGCGGCTTAG